TAAAACCTTTGTTAATGACAAGAATCATATTAACGGTATAGAGAACTTCTGGAACCAAGCTAAACGGCATCTACGTAAGTTTAACGGGGTCCCAAAAGAGCATTTTCACCTCTATTTAAAGGAATGTGAGTGGCGTTTTAATCACAGTGACCCAAAGTCGCAATTACTACAATTAAAACAATGGGTTAAACAGGGTTTGAGCTAATTATCTAGGACAGCCCCTAATTTAAAGTCGGTCACAAGTCGGCGCATGAGAGCTAATACCAAACCCAACAATTAAAGTTGCGCCCAGGTACGAGCAGTTAAAGACCGAATCCTTTGTGGCTGTTTAAGTAGATTATTCCAAGCCAAGCATGCGGCATCGACAATAGCCTCATAACTGTCATAACAACGATTAGATAGCTCATTTTGCATAAGGTACTGCCATACCCTCTCAGAGCGATTAAGCTCAGGTGAATAAGGCGGTAGTTTAAGCATAGTGACATTAGCCTGATTCAAGCTTGGTTGATGCCATAATGCGCCGTCCCTCCCACCACCGCATGACGTCCTTTTGGAACGGCTCTACTAATCTCTTGCACATGCAATAACATGGTGTGTTTATTAACGAAAGGCAGTACTAAGCCGACAGCCTTCTTTGTCGCTGGACAAAAGGCACCAAACAGATAAGCGGAATGAAACTGTTGCTGCTTGATCAGTCGAGGTCGCCCACCGCGGTAATGCCAAACTCTGGTCAATGAGCCTTGTTGTCCTATTCGAGTTTCATCTTGAAACCAGATGTCCACTTGATCTAAGCTCACATCAGTAGGCAGTGACGCCTTAACCTGTGCTATAAAGTTTTTTAAAAGCGTCTTGAGCTTGTGGGTCGGCTTTTGGATGCTGACTACGAGCACTTATCCAACTCATATCAATACGCTTGAGTAGCTCGTAGATACCGTTAACGGTGTAGTGAGCGTTGTAGTGTTCTTTAGCCAATTGCTGAATGTCTTTGCCGGTTAGACGACCGCCAGCGCGCTTTTCTTGTTCAGAGACTATCATGGCTTTAAAAGCGGCTGTGTCTGCTTCTGCCAATTTGCTGCGACGACCTCGACGATGACGATCGTAGAGACTCTCAAGTCCTCGTTCATAATATCGCTTCAATGTCCGTCTGGCAGTTTCAGGATGTATGCAGAGGTCTTTGGCAATATCGTTGGTGGCTTTGCCTATACTATATTGGTATAAGATGAGCAGGCGTAGTCGGGCTCTGGGATTGCGCTCAGTCTTTGAGTGTTTGCCAAAATCATGGTCTTCTAGGTTATGTATTGGTATAGTCATAAGTGGATTATACTATATATTTTGGGTTTGGTATAACTTCATTGACTTAAGGGCGGCTTATAATAAGCCTGTGTTGTGGTCGCGTTCTTACTTTGCAGGCTCTTGTAGCGGCGCACCGTTGGAGATTATTAAGCAATACATTCAAAATCAGCAGAGTTAGGCTATACGAAATTTACCTCCACCCTAGCGTCGGGTGGAGGTAAATTTCGTTAGATTGATAGCATATCAATGGTCATAAAAAACCCCTCTACACAATAATGTAGAGGGGTTTTTGCTGTTTAAATAAGCATTGACGAACTGATTAGCTAATTTTGTTAACAATACCAAGTGGTAAGTGCTTCATTGCTTGACCCACAATTGACCAAGGCAAGCTTGGTACACAGGCTTCTGCCACCCCAGACTCAATGGCAGCCACGATGGCTTTGGTGCCTGTATCAGCATCGACTTCAAATGGCAACGGTTTGGCATTGGTATTGATTTCGGTACGAATATAACCTGGATAAATAGTAGAAACCTTAATTGGCAGTTTCTCGAGTAGCATATCCGCACGAATACCTTCTGCCAAATATGCCAAACCAGCCTTGCTAGCGCCATAAGTGGTCATATGCTTAGGCAAGCCGCGCATCGCTGACATGCTAGATATCACCACCAAATGACCACTGTTTTGGGCACGAAATATTTTCATTGCCGCTTCGCACTGTGCCAACGCTGAGATGAAATTAATCTCAGCCGTACGGCGATTGGTCTCAAAACGGCCTTTACCAATGCGGCGACTCTCTCCCACTCCTGCGTTGACTACTACGCGGTCGATGTGACCGAAATCAGCAGCAAAAGCATCAAACACTTCAAATATCGCATCATAATCAGTGACGTCAAGCACGCGATACTCAATACGAATATCAGCATAGCGATCCATGAGCTCAGCTTTTAGCTGCTCCAGACGTTCGGCACGGCGGGCGCATATGGCTAAATTGTAGCCTAGACTTGCAAAGATGCGCGCCATTGCCTCACCAAGGCCTGAGCTGGCACCGGTGATCAATACCGTTTTGTCGAGGCCAACTTGCGATTTCGTCAAGCCTTTTAAATAGCGTGCTGGCTGAATAGCGCTGAATGTCTGATCTTTGCCTTGTTTGGCAGTCTGCGTTACCAAATTCATTAATTTATTTTGCATAAGCAGTCCCTTATATAATAATGCGTTCATAAGAATAAAAAAAGAGGGTTGGCACCCTCTATTATAATGGCAATACCCTAATAAATAAGTACGGATATGTATCAAAGAATCTAAAAAATAAGCGCTATTAACTTTGATTCTAGCGCCAAGTGACAAAGCGCTCTCCATCAGAAAATAAGTGACTGTATTCATTTAACGACAACAGTTGCGGTACTTGATCTCTGACAGTGATGGCCGTCACACCAGTATTTACAAGGCTTCTATTTATTTGATAAGCGGTTTGACTGCCTTGTCGTAATAATTGAGCGGTAATTGCAGCAATCACACCCCCTGAGGTAAAGACCAGCACCGTACTGTCACGTTCCAAATGATTAAGTTGTGATGCTTGCTTACGTACCTGCTCGAGCGCTTGCTGAGCACGCACATTAAACTGTGGCCAACTCTCTAGATAATCCTCATCATTGTCTCCTGCATGCCAGCGCTGCATGGCCAAATCAAACAACTCAGCCAAGCGTTGTTTTGGTACCTCTGCTTTGGCAATCTCTGAGGCGATTGCTTCTTGACTGGTAAATGCAGGATTGGATTTTATAAACACATCCTTATGATTAAACTCATTAAAGCTCTCAATCAAATAGCTATCAGGAACCGTCAAGTCTAATGCTGGTAGCGAAAGACTGGCCGCTGATGCAGGCTGATAAGCCTCCCAAAAGTAGCGCGCTGAGTCCTGTTGTCTTGACAAGCTGCCTGTAAATATCGCATCGATACGGCGCTGAGTGGTTGCATAATGCTGACCAAGTAAACGCGCCTGCAAGCCCCCTAACTCTGAGAGCTGATCGTAGTTTTGTTGTCCAAACGATGCTTGACCGTGGCGTGCCAAGAGAATAGTTGTCATAAAAATACTGCCTATGTCTATAAATACTGTAATATTTTTAATAAAGCTTAATATCAATACATCAAGCTCTCAACTTAGTTAAGCTGTAGGCTGTGGCTTTAGCCCAGCTTGAACCTTTGCAAAAGCAAAATGCTGGGCTAAAGCCACAGCCTACGCCAACATATTAAAATAGTTGGGACTAAGGCATGAATACCCTATAAGCTACTCAGATGGTTGCTCAAAATAGCTTCTGGGTAATATGCCTTTAATGACGGCCTGTACAGGGCTTGGTAGCTTCTCAATAGTAGCCATATCGACACCCATATCTTGCAAATGCGGCTGTACATGACTGTTAAATAGCGCCTCACCTTCGTATTGCGCAATCAGCTTTAAACACTTAGCATGCAGCACATGGTTGATAATCCAAAAGTTTTTGAAGGCAGGATTCTTAGTTTGCTTATGATAGTAGCGATAATAAATCTGCTGTACGATACCTGCTAAGCGAAACAGACCAAACACTTCATAAAACGTCCAGTTGTCTACTTTTAGGCCAGTACGCTCAAGGTAATAATCCACCACTTCACTACGTGTCATCATACCTTCTAAGTGAGTCGGCTGACGGCGCGACTGCTGCATGATGATATTATCATCTTCCTCAATCCAGTAAGCGAGCGCGCTACCTAAGTCCATTAAGGGATCGCCTAAGGTCGCCATCTCCCAGTCGAGTACACCGATCACTTTGGTAGGATCAGCAGCGTCTAAGACAATATTATCAAAACGCCAATCATTATGAATGACGCAGGTTTTAATATCGACGGGTGTATGCTTATTCAGCCACTGACGTACTAGCGCAAAACTTGGTACATTGGGGGTTTTTGCCTTGACGTAACGCTTATCCCAACCATTGACTTGACGCTCGCAGTAACCATCACCGCGGCCTAAGGCTTTTAGGTCAGGATTGTCTTGATAATCTACTTGGTGCAACTCAATCAAGGCATCTATCACATTAGTGCATAGCTCACGCGTTTGAGTAGGCGTTAACACCACTTCTTTTGGCAAGTTGGCACGTGGAATGATACCTTCCATCCGCTCCATCACATAAAAGTCAGCACCAATGACATCCTCATCCGTGCACAAAGCCACCATGTTTGGTACATACGGATAATCTTCTTTTAGCGCTTTTTGTACCGTATATTCACGCACCATGTCATGTGCAGACTTCGCTTTGGTGCCTTTAGGCGGACGACGTAAGATAAGATCTTGGTTTTCGTACTGTAGACGATAGGTCCAGTTTGACGCACCTCCTGAAAACTGAGTCACGCTCGGCTCACCTTTTACTTCTATACCTTGATCTTGCAACCAACTGCTTACTGCCTGTGCATCAAGAGCTTCCCCTTCTCTTACTGGCCCACCTTCATCTACTACTTTATGGTCGTTTTTCTCATTATTCTTTGCGTTACTAGTTGTTGCCATGTGATGTTCCTTATCATCTGCTTATTTTAGAGGCTGTATAGAATTCATAGTAAACTGTTAGAAGTCGTAGGGTGCTCTACACATCTAAAAACTATATATCTAAAAGATATTATAGTAATGGATAGAATTACTCTACGACTCTTCAAAGTCAGTTTTCGTTAACTAACATTTATTGCTTAGGCTATTTTAATAGCTGACTTATTACAACTTAACGTTTAAGACGATATCCTTCACGCTTTAGCTCTAATTTGGCAATCATGGTTTTGTGCACTTCATCGGGGCCATCGGCTAAGCGCAGTGCCCGTGCTTGTGCAAAAAAGCTTGGTAGTAATGTATCTTGACACACACCCATGCCACCATAAATCTGAATCGCCATATCGACCACTTCTTGTAGCACAGTAGGAGCGACTACTTTAATGGCTGATATCTCGGTTAGAGCCGCTTTAGTACCTTGACTGTCCATTTTTTGTGCAGCATATAGCGTCAATAAGCGTGCTTGGTCAATTTTGATACGAGCATCGCTAATACGCTCGAGGTTACCGCCCAACTGCAATAACGGCTTACCAAAAGCCGTACGCTGCATACCGCGGTGAATAGCAAGCTCCAAAGACTTCTCTGCGGCACCAATACAACGCATACAGTGATGAATACGGCCTGGTCCCAAGCGCCCTTGCGCAATCTCAAAGCCCATCCCTGGCCCACCAATGAAGTTAGCGGCTGGCACACGCACGTCAGTAAAGCTCACCTCGCCATGACCATGCGGCGCATCGTAATCACCAAATACCTTTAGCATACGCTCGATTTTGACACCGGCGGTCTTAGCAGGCACCAGCACCATAGAGTGTTGATGATGACGATCTTTACTCTCATCAGGGGTATACGCCATGACTATCAACACATCAACAGCAGGATCACCAAGACCAGATGACCACCACTTGCTACCATTAATGATGATCTCATCACCATCGACCACAGCAGTGGCCTGCATGTTGGTCGCATCACTAGAGGCAACATCAGGCTCCGTCATACAGAATACCGAGCGGGTCTTACCTTCCAATAATGGCGTCAGCCACCTATCTTGCTGTTCAGTACTGCCATAACGCCACAACAGCTCCATATTGCCGCTGTCAGGCGCATTACAGTTAAAGACGTAAGGCGCCAACAAGCTGCGTCCGCTCAACTCTGCAATCGGTGCATAATCAGTGACGGATAGCCCAGCACCTAGATTTTCATCAGGTAAAAACAGATTCCACAAGCCTGCAGCGCGTGCTTTTGCTCTCAGGGTCTCGTACGCTTCTGGCCACTGCCAGTTTTCCCAATTGCCATCAGGATTTTGCTCATGACAGTCTTGCCAGAACTGGGTTTCTATCGGCTCGATATGCGTTTCTATGAATTCTTTGACTTGCTGATGCATGGACTGACCATGCGCCGTTGCGCTAAACATAGTTTGTGATGTATTGGTTGTCATTATTATATTCCTCTTCCTTGTTAAATATTCTAGATTTTACCGTAAGCTATTAGCCATCTGTCTTTAGTGCAGATAGTCAATTCAATTTGCAAGTAGTACAAGGCAACCAAGTGTAGATGTATATTGAATACTTCAAGCGAGGTTAACGCTGTAATACTTTTATAGTGGATTGACTATATTAGGTAGAACGCTTTCTACATTTATAGCATAACCCTTGTTCTGAAACAGAAAAAGGCGCGACCGGCTAGGCCACACCTTTAGGTTGTCAACACACTTTAATGACTCAGTTTTTATTTTAGAATATTTAAGCGACTATTAAAGTCAAAGCGCATCAAGGCTTCTGGTAGCTTGTCAGCGGCGATATTAAGCGTCGCTTCTGCAGCCTGTGCCAGACCCAGCTTTTCGGCCAAAGTTGGCTTTTGGCGTGAGTGCAATGCATACACTTGACTACTATCCATCAACTGCAAAATATAACTGTCCGAAGTCTGTAAGCTATCCACCAGGTTTAGCGCTAAAGCGTCCTCACCATACCAATGCTCGCCAGTTGCAACCTTGTCCAAGTCCAAAGACGGACGATAGGTATTGACGAAATGCTTAAATAGCTGATGTGTTTGCTCAAGCTCTTCTTGATACTTCGCACGATCTTCTTCGTCGTTTTCACCAAATATAGTAACTGTGCGCTTATAATCACCTGCGGTGAACATCTCATAATCAACGTCGTGATTTTTGAGCCATTTATGGAAGTTTGGCAATTGTGATACCACTCCGATTGATCCAATAACCGCAAACGGTGCAGCAATGACCTTATCCGCGACGCAGGCCATCATATAACCACCACTGGCAGCGACTTTATCAACACAGACAGTAAGTTTAAGACCCGCCTCTTTTAGGCGTGCCAACTGCGCTGCAGCCAGACCATAGCCATGCACCAAGCCACCCGATGATTCAAGACGAACCACTACTTCATCACCTTTGTTAGCCGTGCTAATCAGAGTGCTGATCTCTTCACGCAGATGCTTCACCGCTGTGGCTTTCAGATCACCATCAAAATCAAGCACAAATACTTGCTGCGACTTGTCTTTACTTTTGGCTTTAACTTTTAAGGCCTTTTTCGCTTTTTTTGCCATGCTCTTTTTGAGTTGCTTAAGTGCGGCCTTACCTTGAGTCGCTTCCATAAGCTCCTCACGGCGCTTTTCTTGATTTTTATTGAGATGTAGTACTTTTAACTCAACAGGGTTTTTGGGCGGATGAAATAGCATAAAGTTTCCTTAAATAAAATAATCGATATCAATATTGTTATCAGTACAACCCACAACCGCTTAGTATGACAACTTATTAAATTGGGTTGTATGTGAAAGTAATATAGTTAATATCAAACTGATATGCACGCACAGTCGACAGTTTTCAAGCCTACATACGATATTTAACTATTATATGGCAGCTACAGACATCTGTTAAATGAACGTCGAACCATGACGCTATCAGCTTGTCACACGTAACCGAATCTAAAGGTATTGTGCAAGCAGAGTTGTATAAAAATGGCAGATTAGGCATAATATGCGTTTACATCTATTTCTATGCAGCCAGCGCGACGAGGTTTTGTCTTGATCGCGTTTTATTTGCTATTTTTTCATAACATCTTAAATCACATCGACATAAGATACGCTATATTAAAATAGCAGCGCCACTTAAGCCTATACTTAGCAACTGATAAACGCTCATTTCTTGCCTACTGGTTCTCATGCCATGATGGCTTGTCGTGAGCCAATGACAAAAAAGATAGCATTGGTTGAAATCAAATAGCATTGGCTGCATGATTGTACATCGAACTGGGCTGACAACTGGATAACTAATATTATGACGCAAAGTACTATGACGCATGGCAAATACCGAGACGAATATTGCGGAGCCGTAACCGAAAGCTTTATAGAACAAACCATCACTATCGTAGGCTGGGTACATCGCCGCCGCGATCATGGTGGCGTAATTTTCTTAGACATGCGTGATCGTGCAGGCATCCTGCAAGTCGTCATCGATCCTGATACTCCAGAAGCATTTGCGACTGCCGATGCGGCACGTCCTGAATACGTACTTAAAATTACTGGTCGCGTTCGTCGTCGTTATGAAGGCACCGAAAACCCAAATATGACCAGTGGTCAAATCGAGCTATTGGGCAAAGAAATCGAAGTGTTGGCTAAGTCTGATACGCCGCCATTCCCGCTTAACGATGAAAACACCACCGTATCAGAAGACTTGCGCCTGAAGTATCGTTACCTCGATATGCGTCGTCCGCAGATGCAAGAGCGTATGGTATTCCGTGCCAAGGCCACATCAGCCATTCGTCGTTACTTAGATGACCATGGTTTCTTAGATGTTGAAACTCCTATCTTGACACGTGCGACTCCTGAAGGTGCTCGTGACTATCTGGTGCCATCACGTACACGCCCAGGTAACTTCTTTGCGCTGCCGCAGTCGCCACAGTTATTTAAACAGCTATTGATGGTATCTGGTTTTGATCGCTACTATCAGATCGCTAAGTGCTTCCGTGATGAAGATTTACGAGCTGATCGTCAGCCAGAGTTTACCCAAGTGGATATTGAGACTTCTTTCTTAGATGAAGAAGAAATCATGAACATCAACGAAGGTCTCATCAAGCACTTATTCAAAACCATGATGGATGTGGAGCTTTCCGACTTCCCACGTATGACCTATGCGGATGCGATGCGTGACTACGCTTCAGACAAACCTGACCTACGTATTCCACTGAAACTGGTCGACGTTGCAGATCTCATGCAGAGTGTTGATTTCAAAGTCTTCTCCGGCCCAGCCAATGATCCAAAAGGTCGCGTCGCGGCACTGCGTATCCCTAATGGTGCGGCTCTCACCCGTAGACAAATCGATGACTATACCAAATATGTTGGTATCTATGGTGCGCGTGGCTTAGCTTATATCAAAGTCAACGATGTAAGCTTGATCAACAATGGCGTCGATAAAGAGTCTGGATTACAATCGCCAATCATCAAAAACATGACCGATGAGGTGTTAGCCAGCCTAGTCGAGCGCACTGGTGCCGAGGATGGCGACATTATCTTCTTTGGTGCAGATAAAGCCAGTGTTGTTAATGATGCCATGGGAGCACTGCGTCAAAAAATTGGTCTAGATCTTGAGATGCAAACTTGCACGTGGGCGCCACTATGGGTCACCGACTTCCCTATGTTTGAAGAAACGGATGATGGAAAGTGGACATCGGTACACCATCCATTTACCAAGCCAAAGGGCTCAGTAGATGAATTAAAGAACAGCCCAGAGACTGCTCTTTCTGTCGCCTATGACATGGTACTGAACGGTACTGAAGTCGGTGGTGGTAGCTTGCGTATCAATACGCTTGAGATGCAAAAAGCCGTATTTGAAGCACTTGGTATCGATGAGGCCGAAGCAGAAGCTAAATTCAGCTTCTTACTTGACGCCCTTAAGTTCGGTGCGCCGCCGCACGGTGGCCTGGCCTTTGGTTTGGATCGTCTGATTATGCTAATGGTTGGTGCGGACTCCATTCGTGATGTCATCGCCTTTCCGAAAACCAAAACTGCTGAGTGCCCATTGACTCAAGCACCTGCTGAAGTTGACAGCAAACAACTGCGTGAACTGGGCATTCGTGTGCGCGAAAAAGCACAGGCTGACACCAATAAACCTGCCCAATAAAGGGGCTTGATGATGCATACATTTTTTTTACAGCGTGATTGTGTGTTCAGTAGCATCTCGAGTTATGAGAGACTACACAGTCATCTATTACAATGTGAAAAATTATGAATCCTTATCAGGTTTTCAAATACGTGCCACTATCTGTCTTACAGGTATTGGCGCGTTTTGTTGCCTACATCATAATGCGCATGCCTAATGCCAGTCTGACTCGTGCGATTAACATCAACTTATCGCTGGTGGCTCCTGCATTATCTGCTGCTAAAAAACAAGCATTAATTAAAGACATCGTGCTGCATCAATATCTTAGCAGTGTCGAGTCTGTCAAAAGCTGGGCAATGTCTCCTGAATGGAGCATTAAGCAAGTCCGTGACGTCCATAATAAAGACATTTTGCTTGAGGGTCTTAATAACCCAAATGGCATGCTCGCTATCGTACCGCACTTGGGTACGTGGGAGATGATGAACGCTTGGCTCAACCAGTTTGGTGCGCCAACCATCATGTACAAGCCAATGAAAGGCAATATTACTAATGACTTTGTCCTGCAAGGCCGCTCACGGCTCAATGCCACTTTAGTACCTACCGATGCCAGTGGCGTCAAGGCGATATTTAAAACCCTAAAACAAGGCGGTTTTAGCATTATTCTGCCTGATCATGTTCCTGAGCCTTCAGGTGGTGTGGTTGTACCTTTTTTTGGTATTGAGACCTTGTCCAGCACACTGTCCTCAAAACTCGCTAGCAAAACCAAATGCGCCTTAGTAGGGCTATCCTGTATTCGTCGTGACGATGGTCGCGGGTTTGATATCTATTGTTATAAGCTTGACGATCCAGCATTGTATGACCGTAATGTATCTACTGCTGCTCATGCACTCAATCAAGCGATGGAAGGTATGATCTATGACAACTTTAGCCATTACATGTGGGGCTATAGGCGTTTTAAACAAATACCCATCATAGGAAACCCTTACCGTGCAGATAAGGCTGCCCTAGCCGACTTTATTCACGCTCATCACAATAATGACAATCGTAATGAGAAAGCTAACAATGGCAACTCAACGAATCTAAGCGAAAATACTAAAGACAGCTGACACGAAGACTTAGACGTACAGTAAATAAGGTTTATGCTAAAATCAGTACCATTCTTTGCCCTTCTTTGATATCAATAAGAGTCTATTATGACAAGCAATCAAACTGAATCTCTAATGACAGAGCAAGAAGTCTCTACAAGTGATAGCACGCCTGAGCAGCGTTATATCATCTGTATGAAATGGGGTGATAAATACGGTCCTGAATACGTCAATCGTTTATATAATATGGTCAGCAGGCATCTAACTTTAGATTTTCAGATGGTCTGTCTGACCGATGATAGCACTGGCATTGACTCTGCCGTTCGATGCTATCCCATTCCCGAGATGGATCTGCCAGCTGGCCCTGAGCGTGGTTGGAAAAAACTCACTACTTTCAAACCTGAGCTATATGACCTTAAAGGGGTGGCGCTGTTTTTGGATATCGATATCGTTATCGTCGATAATATCGATGCTTTTTTTAATTACGAAGCCAAGCATGATGATAGCGTGGTCATCATTCGTGACTGGAAAAAACCTTGGCGTATGATCGGTAACAGCTCGGTCTATCGCTTCAAAATTGGGCAAAACACCTACCCTGACTTGCTTGCAAACTTTGAACGTAATTTTGACAGCATTCGTAAGCAAGTTCGTCATGAGCAAGCCTATCTCTCTAACTACTTACGTGAGCATCATCATTTAGAGTATTGGGATAAAACATGGTGCGTCAGCTTCAAATACCAGTGTATTGCCCCTATTCCATTTAACCTTGTGCGAGCGCCAAAACTCCCTGATGGTGCAAAGATTGTTATCTTTCATGGTGAGATTAATCCGCCCGATGCGATTAAAGGTGGCGGCGGTAAATGGTATCGTCATGTGAAGCCAAGTCCTTGGCTTGAGAAACATTGGGTATAATTAGACATTGGGTATAATTAAATTAGCAGACTCAGCTAAAGCATTGGCTTGCATTGTTATGAATTTGCGCATTTTCTAGAGCTATGGTTCGTTCGAAATAAAACCGATACGCTAATATGGGCGTGCTGCTGTGATAAATAAATATTGTTTAAAAGCTAAATGATAAAACTCTGTAGGAAATACTATATTGGATAATAATATAAAAAAAGCTATAAACTTTCCTGATGCCATAGCTATAAGTGTCCATGGAAAAAAGGTGAGTATCAAAGCTTTTGACGCCAGTGAAGACAGTCAAAACCTGAACAAGCAAGTGGTCAATATATTTGCATCCGGGCCTTCTATTGCGGATTTGGTTTTTGATAAACATTTGACATCCACACCAAGTATATTTGTCAATGGCAGTTTAAGCTTAACGAAAGAGCATGCTTTTTCTAATATTGTAGGCTATGTGATCAGCGATGCCAGATTCATCAAAAACAATCCAGAGGTTCTAACTCAATATTATAAAGGGCAGCCTCTATACGCTACCCTTGCTGTCTATGAAGCGATAAGCTCAAATTTACCCGATTTAATCTCTCAATATCACCATAAGATGAGGGTAATATTCCCCGTTGATAGACCGTTAGATAACAAGGTTGATGAGCGTTGGGTTAACAAGCGCTGGCTTACTTCATTACCTGTCATTAAGAAGTTTGTAAATAAAAAGATAGCGCTCAGTGAACTTGCCAATCACTCTAACTTTGTGATTGATGACTCTCACAAGCCAGAGGCTATTGGGGTCTCGCTAGATGTCACTGACGGCTTTGTTGAAGCGGGAACTGTTGCCTATATTGCAGCTCAATTAGCGTTTTCGCGGCAAGCAGGCGCTATTCACTTGTATGGTATAGACTTATTAAACAGTCATAAACCACGATTTTATGAAGATGAGGACAACAATGCTCCCTCTAAGCTTGATAAAGCCATCACTGATCGTATCGTGCCTTCTTTTAATTTATTAGGTAGGGTTTATAAAGAGCAAGGTACTAGTGTTTATAACCATTCTCCTATTTCAAAAAAGCTATTCACAGACCTCAATATCAGCTTTTAATGTCTGAACAAATTGTGGGCGTTGATAAATGCCGCAGCTAGGCATAGGTAGCAGCTGATAACTTAATAACACCTTATAGTCTGATCATAAAGACTGATTACTGCCTAATTCATCAGCTTTGCTAATTAGTTAACATCTCCGACGGCTGCTGAGTTTACTTGAATGGTAATCCTCTTGCAACAATGGCTGTTCTCAATAGCTCATTTGACAGTATCCGTA
The sequence above is a segment of the Psychrobacter fulvigenes genome. Coding sequences within it:
- a CDS encoding winged helix-turn-helix domain-containing protein, giving the protein MTIPIHNLEDHDFGKHSKTERNPRARLRLLILYQYSIGKATNDIAKDLCIHPETARRTLKRYYERGLESLYDRHRRGRRSKLAEADTAAFKAMIVSEQEKRAGGRLTGKDIQQLAKEHYNAHYTVNGIYELLKRIDMSWISARSQHPKADPQAQDAFKKLYSTG
- a CDS encoding acyl-CoA dehydrogenase family protein, which produces MFSATAHGQSMHQQVKEFIETHIEPIETQFWQDCHEQNPDGNWENWQWPEAYETLRAKARAAGLWNLFLPDENLGAGLSVTDYAPIAELSGRSLLAPYVFNCNAPDSGNMELLWRYGSTEQQDRWLTPLLEGKTRSVFCMTEPDVASSDATNMQATAVVDGDEIIINGSKWWSSGLGDPAVDVLIVMAYTPDESKDRHHQHSMVLVPAKTAGVKIERMLKVFGDYDAPHGHGEVSFTDVRVPAANFIGGPGMGFEIAQGRLGPGRIHHCMRCIGAAEKSLELAIHRGMQRTAFGKPLLQLGGNLERISDARIKIDQARLLTLYAAQKMDSQGTKAALTEISAIKVVAPTVLQEVVDMAIQIYGGMGVCQDTLLPSFFAQARALRLADGPDEVHKTMIAKLELKREGYRLKR
- a CDS encoding transposase is translated as MNQANVTMLKLPPYSPELNRSERVWQYLMQNELSNRCYDSYEAIVDAACLAWNNLLKQPQRIRSLTARTWAQL
- a CDS encoding SDR family oxidoreductase, whose protein sequence is MQNKLMNLVTQTAKQGKDQTFSAIQPARYLKGLTKSQVGLDKTVLITGASSGLGEAMARIFASLGYNLAICARRAERLEQLKAELMDRYADIRIEYRVLDVTDYDAIFEVFDAFAADFGHIDRVVVNAGVGESRRIGKGRFETNRRTAEINFISALAQCEAAMKIFRAQNSGHLVVISSMSAMRGLPKHMTTYGASKAGLAYLAEGIRADMLLEKLPIKVSTIYPGYIRTEINTNAKPLPFEVDADTGTKAIVAAIESGVAEACVPSLPWSIVGQAMKHLPLGIVNKIS
- a CDS encoding transposase translates to MDIWFQDETRIGQQGSLTRVWHYRGGRPRLIKQQQFHSAYLFGAFCPATKKAVGLVLPFVNKHTMLLHVQEISRAVPKGRHAVVGGTAHYGINQA
- a CDS encoding histidine phosphatase family protein, which codes for MTTILLARHGQASFGQQNYDQLSELGGLQARLLGQHYATTQRRIDAIFTGSLSRQQDSARYFWEAYQPASAASLSLPALDLTVPDSYLIESFNEFNHKDVFIKSNPAFTSQEAIASEIAKAEVPKQRLAELFDLAMQRWHAGDNDEDYLESWPQFNVRAQQALEQVRKQASQLNHLERDSTVLVFTSGGVIAAITAQLLRQGSQTAYQINRSLVNTGVTAITVRDQVPQLLSLNEYSHLFSDGERFVTWR
- the sohB gene encoding protease SohB — protein: MLFHPPKNPVELKVLHLNKNQEKRREELMEATQGKAALKQLKKSMAKKAKKALKVKAKSKDKSQQVFVLDFDGDLKATAVKHLREEISTLISTANKGDEVVVRLESSGGLVHGYGLAAAQLARLKEAGLKLTVCVDKVAASGGYMMACVADKVIAAPFAVIGSIGVVSQLPNFHKWLKNHDVDYEMFTAGDYKRTVTIFGENDEEDRAKYQEELEQTHQLFKHFVNTYRPSLDLDKVATGEHWYGEDALALNLVDSLQTSDSYILQLMDSSQVYALHSRQKPTLAEKLGLAQAAEATLNIAADKLPEALMRFDFNSRLNILK
- a CDS encoding phosphotransferase family protein, whose protein sequence is MATTSNAKNNEKNDHKVVDEGGPVREGEALDAQAVSSWLQDQGIEVKGEPSVTQFSGGASNWTYRLQYENQDLILRRPPKGTKAKSAHDMVREYTVQKALKEDYPYVPNMVALCTDEDVIGADFYVMERMEGIIPRANLPKEVVLTPTQTRELCTNVIDALIELHQVDYQDNPDLKALGRGDGYCERQVNGWDKRYVKAKTPNVPSFALVRQWLNKHTPVDIKTCVIHNDWRFDNIVLDAADPTKVIGVLDWEMATLGDPLMDLGSALAYWIEEDDNIIMQQSRRQPTHLEGMMTRSEVVDYYLERTGLKVDNWTFYEVFGLFRLAGIVQQIYYRYYHKQTKNPAFKNFWIINHVLHAKCLKLIAQYEGEALFNSHVQPHLQDMGVDMATIEKLPSPVQAVIKGILPRSYFEQPSE